A genomic segment from Leopardus geoffroyi isolate Oge1 chromosome A2, O.geoffroyi_Oge1_pat1.0, whole genome shotgun sequence encodes:
- the LOC123607709 gene encoding olfactory receptor 2A1/2A42, whose amino-acid sequence MEENQTSVTEFILLGFCLDPGIQMLLFGLFSLFYAFTLLGNSTILGLIWLDSRLHTPMYFFLSHLAIVDIAYACNTVPRMLVNLLKPDQPISFAGCMTQTFLFLSFAHTECLLLVVMSYDRYVAICHPLRYSVIMNWTGCIILVVTSWACGSLLALVHVVLILRLSFCGPHEINHFFCEILSVLKLACADTWLNQVVIFVACVFILVGPLCLVLVSYTRILFAILRIQSREGRRKAFSTCSSHLCVVGLFFGSAIIMYMAPKSRHPEEQQKILFLFYSFFNPMLNPMIYSLRNAEVKGALRRVLYKESHS is encoded by the coding sequence ATGGAGGAAAATCAGACATCAGTCACAGAGTTCATTCTACTGGGATTTTGTCTTGACCCAGGGATTCAGATGCTTCTCTTTGGGCTCTTCTCCCTGTTCTATGCCTTCACCCTGCTGGGGAACAGCACCATCCTGGGGCTCATCTGGCTGGATTCCCGACtgcacacccccatgtacttcttcctctcccacctggcCATCGTCGACATAGCCTATGCCTGCAACACGGTGCCCCGGATGCTGGTAAACCTCCTGAAGCCAGACCAGCCCATCTCCTTTGCTGGCTGCATGACACaaacctttcttttcttgagTTTTGCTCATACTGAATGTCTTCTCCTGGTGGTGATGTCCTATGATCGGTATGTGGCCATCTGCCACCCGCTCCGATATTCTGTCATCATGAACTGGACAGGCTGCATCATCCTGGTGGTGACTTCCTGGGCATGTGGCTCCCTGCTGGCCCTGGTCCATGTGGTTCTCATCCTGAGGCTGTCCTTCTGCGGGCCTCATGAAATCAACCACTTCTTCTGTGAGATCCTGTCTGTCCTCAAGCTGGCCTGTGCTGACACCTGGCTCAACCAAGTTGTCATCTTTGTTGCCTGTGTGTTTATCTTAGTCGGGCCCCTCTGCCTGGTGCTGGTGTCCTACACGCGCATCCTGTTCGCCATCCTGAGGATCCAGTCCAGGGAGGGCCGCAGAaaggccttctccacctgctcctcccacctctgcGTGGTGGGGCTCTTCTTTGGAAGCGCCATTATCATGTACATGGCCCCCAAATCCCGCCACCCTGAGGAGCAGCAGAAGATCCTTTTCCTGTTTTACAGTTTTTTCAATCCTATGCTGAACCCAATGATCTACAGCCTGAGGAATGCAGAGGTCAAGGGCGCCCTGAGGAGAGTGCTATACAAGGAAAGTCATTCCTAA